In Solobacterium moorei, a single genomic region encodes these proteins:
- a CDS encoding ParB/RepB/Spo0J family partition protein → MTNLDLGKMFGDSNQEMQKAAALKTYLVKLNKILPSEENPYEVEEESVQRLAENIEQYGLFQALTAQKEGSEIRLISGERRYTALKYLVNQGLTYSYNGEDITGYAPICYIKQTSGDTKTMFMISANAHRDLQSDEKNRIIDTTLVALEKQEMSGKFSWEGKRKATVISSITGIKEHYVKDYLASKNREIKFAEEDPETLAKIRQSKQVSEEEKAYKELLKQINKCIKKFEKLDSYVLATLSEDELNTFQSKCFELSLHLQECTANGERELMS, encoded by the coding sequence ATGACAAATTTAGATTTAGGAAAGATGTTTGGGGACAGCAATCAGGAGATGCAGAAAGCAGCTGCATTAAAGACATACTTAGTAAAGTTGAATAAAATTCTTCCATCAGAGGAGAATCCATACGAAGTAGAAGAAGAATCCGTTCAAAGATTGGCTGAGAACATTGAACAATACGGACTGTTCCAGGCACTTACTGCACAGAAAGAAGGCAGTGAGATACGGTTGATCTCCGGAGAACGCAGATATACGGCATTGAAATATCTTGTGAATCAGGGACTTACATATTCTTACAATGGTGAAGATATAACTGGATATGCTCCAATTTGCTACATCAAGCAAACTTCAGGAGATACAAAAACAATGTTTATGATTTCTGCAAATGCTCATAGAGATTTACAGTCAGATGAAAAAAATAGAATCATAGACACAACCTTAGTAGCTTTAGAAAAGCAGGAGATGAGTGGAAAGTTCTCCTGGGAAGGCAAACGCAAGGCAACGGTAATCTCTTCGATCACAGGAATTAAAGAACATTATGTAAAAGATTATTTAGCAAGTAAAAATAGAGAAATTAAATTTGCTGAAGAAGATCCGGAAACGCTTGCGAAGATCAGACAATCCAAGCAAGTATCGGAAGAAGAGAAAGCCTATAAGGAACTGCTCAAACAGATCAATAAATGCATCAAGAAGTTTGAAAAACTGGACAGTTATGTATTAGCAACTTTATCTGAAGATGAATTAAATACATTTCAAAGCAAATGCTTTGAACTAAGTCTTCATCTACAAGAATGCACAGCAAATGGTGAAAGAGAATTAATGTCATAG
- a CDS encoding ParA family protein, with product MITAILNIKGGCSKTLSAEMLARGYAKEGRKTLVVDADGQGDITSSLMPHINFDQPENVGGVTPPEKGTIVDYLKGNKKIEDCIWHTKIENIDLIPSSMDLFTVIYEMQGRGGADFLLGNALKGLDYDEIIIDNNPSINKMTYNSIYAADVIICPTNISEKTLKGVMNTRGVCVQALDALPFSKPLNFKIVLTMMTRNNNCKEGAKQLRAAFGKDVFDTQIRFQQKPVQDAEFSKKSLLDMKAGVAEDYRNLTKEVIQKDEVHA from the coding sequence TATGCAAAAGAAGGTAGAAAAACATTAGTAGTAGATGCAGACGGACAAGGGGATATTACTTCTTCTTTAATGCCACACATCAATTTTGATCAACCTGAAAATGTTGGGGGCGTTACGCCCCCGGAAAAGGGAACCATTGTGGACTATCTGAAAGGAAACAAAAAGATAGAGGATTGTATCTGGCATACAAAGATCGAAAACATTGACTTGATCCCATCCAGTATGGACTTGTTCACTGTCATCTATGAAATGCAGGGAAGAGGTGGTGCAGATTTCTTGTTGGGAAATGCATTAAAGGGATTGGACTATGACGAGATCATCATCGACAATAACCCTTCCATCAATAAGATGACCTATAACTCCATCTATGCGGCAGATGTAATCATCTGTCCTACAAATATTAGTGAAAAGACATTGAAGGGAGTTATGAATACACGTGGTGTATGCGTGCAAGCATTAGATGCATTGCCATTTAGCAAGCCTTTAAACTTCAAGATTGTCCTTACAATGATGACACGAAACAATAACTGTAAAGAAGGAGCAAAACAGTTAAGAGCAGCATTTGGAAAAGATGTATTTGATACACAGATTCGATTCCAACAGAAGCCAGTGCAGGATGCAGAATTTAGTAAGAAGTCCCTATTAGACATGAAAGCTGGTGTAGCTGAAGACTATAGAAATTTGACAAAAGAAGTAATTCAAAAGGATGAGGTGCATGCATGA